The following proteins are co-located in the Pseudomonas synxantha genome:
- the pbpG gene encoding D-alanyl-D-alanine endopeptidase, producing the protein MKIRLSIVSLFFAFTGTFAHAAESTLAPRDASKLQIASGSAMLVDLQTNKVIYSSNPDVVVPIASVSKLMTGLIVLEAKQNMDEYIDINITDTPEMKGVFSRVKIGSQMPRKEMLLIALMSSENRAAASLAHHYPGGYAAFIAAMNAKAKALGMTSTHYVEPTGLSIHNVSTARDLSKLLAYARKFPMLSQLSTTKEKTVAFRKPNYTLGFSNTDHLINRANWDIKLTKTGFTNQAGHCLVLVTSMGNRPVSLVILDAFGKFTHFADASRIRSWVETGKGGAVPDVALRYKADKNLKNRGNAVEVRR; encoded by the coding sequence GTGAAAATTCGTCTCTCTATTGTCAGCCTGTTTTTCGCTTTCACAGGCACCTTCGCCCACGCCGCCGAATCCACCCTGGCCCCGCGTGACGCCTCCAAGCTGCAAATTGCCTCCGGCAGCGCCATGCTGGTCGACTTGCAGACCAATAAAGTCATTTATTCCAGCAACCCCGACGTGGTAGTACCCATCGCTTCGGTAAGCAAGCTGATGACCGGCCTGATCGTCCTCGAAGCCAAGCAGAACATGGACGAGTACATCGACATCAACATCACTGACACGCCAGAGATGAAAGGCGTGTTCTCGCGGGTAAAGATCGGCAGCCAGATGCCACGCAAGGAGATGCTGCTGATCGCGCTGATGTCCTCGGAAAACCGCGCTGCGGCAAGCCTGGCCCACCACTATCCGGGTGGCTACGCGGCCTTCATCGCGGCAATGAACGCCAAGGCCAAGGCCCTGGGCATGACCAGCACCCACTATGTTGAGCCCACTGGCCTGTCGATTCATAACGTGTCGACCGCCCGCGACCTGAGCAAGCTACTGGCTTATGCGCGCAAATTTCCAATGCTGAGCCAACTGAGCACCACCAAGGAAAAAACTGTGGCGTTCCGCAAACCCAATTACACCTTGGGCTTTTCCAATACCGACCACCTGATCAACCGCGCCAACTGGGACATCAAGCTGACCAAGACCGGCTTTACCAACCAGGCCGGGCATTGCCTGGTGCTGGTGACCAGCATGGGCAACCGCCCGGTTTCGCTGGTGATCCTGGATGCCTTTGGCAAGTTCACCCATTTTGCCGACGCCAGCCGCATTCGCAGCTGGGTCGAGACCGGCAAAGGCGGCGCGGTGCCGGACGTAGCGTTGCGCTACAAGGCTGACAAGAATCTGAAGAACCGGGGGAATGCGGTAGAGGTTCGCCGCTAA
- the clpP gene encoding ATP-dependent Clp endopeptidase proteolytic subunit ClpP: MFRNSYIQQNSDIQAAGGLVPMVVEQSARGERAYDIYSRLLKERVIFLVGPVEDYMANLICAQLLFLEAENPDKDIHLYINSPGGSVTAGMSIYDTMQFIKPNVSTTCIGQACSMGAFLLTAGAEGKRYCLPNSRVMIHQPLGGFQGQASDIEIHAKEILFIRERLNTLMAKHSGRTLEEIERDTNRDNFMSAEAAKEYGLIDAVIDKRPA, from the coding sequence ATGTTCCGTAATTCCTATATTCAGCAGAACTCTGATATCCAGGCCGCAGGCGGCCTGGTCCCGATGGTTGTCGAGCAGTCCGCTCGTGGCGAACGCGCCTACGACATCTACTCGCGCCTGCTCAAGGAGCGAGTGATCTTTCTGGTGGGCCCGGTAGAGGACTACATGGCCAACCTGATCTGTGCGCAACTGCTGTTCCTTGAAGCGGAAAACCCGGACAAGGACATCCATCTCTACATCAACTCGCCGGGCGGTTCGGTGACCGCGGGCATGTCGATCTACGACACCATGCAGTTCATCAAGCCAAACGTGTCGACCACCTGTATCGGCCAGGCCTGCAGCATGGGCGCGTTCCTGCTGACCGCAGGTGCCGAGGGCAAGCGTTACTGCCTGCCGAACTCGCGTGTGATGATTCACCAGCCACTGGGCGGTTTCCAGGGCCAGGCGTCGGATATCGAAATCCATGCCAAGGAAATCCTCTTCATCCGCGAGCGTCTCAACACGCTGATGGCCAAGCACAGCGGGCGCACTCTGGAAGAAATCGAGCGCGATACCAACCGTGACAATTTCATGAGCGCTGAAGCCGCGAAAGAATACGGGTTGATCGACGCAGTGATCGACAAGCGCCCCG
- the folD gene encoding bifunctional methylenetetrahydrofolate dehydrogenase/methenyltetrahydrofolate cyclohydrolase FolD gives MTAQLIDGKSIAASLRQQIAKRVTERSQQGLRTPGLAVILVGSDPASQVYVSHKRKDCEEVGFISKAYDLPSETTQQALTDLIDGLNEDPAIDGILLQLPLPEHLDASKLLERIRPDKDVDGFHPYNVGRLAQRIPLLRPCTPKGIMTLLESTGVDLYGLDAVIVGASNIVGRPMAMELLLAGCTVTVTHRFTKDLAGHVGRADLVVVAAGKPGLVKGEWIKEGAIVIDVGINRQDDGKLVGDVVYETALPRAGWITPVPGGVGPMTRACLLENTLYAAESLHG, from the coding sequence ATGACTGCACAACTTATCGACGGCAAATCAATCGCCGCCAGCCTGCGCCAGCAGATCGCCAAACGAGTCACCGAGCGCAGCCAGCAAGGCTTGCGCACGCCGGGCCTCGCGGTGATCCTGGTCGGCAGCGATCCTGCCTCTCAGGTTTATGTCTCGCACAAGCGTAAAGACTGTGAAGAGGTCGGCTTTATATCCAAGGCCTATGACTTGCCTTCCGAGACCACCCAGCAGGCCCTTACCGACCTGATCGATGGCCTCAACGAAGACCCGGCGATCGATGGCATCCTGCTCCAACTGCCATTACCCGAGCATCTGGACGCCTCCAAGCTGCTGGAGCGTATCCGCCCGGACAAAGACGTCGACGGTTTTCACCCTTATAACGTAGGCCGACTGGCCCAGCGCATCCCGCTGCTGCGCCCCTGCACACCCAAAGGCATCATGACCCTGCTGGAAAGCACCGGAGTCGACCTGTACGGCCTCGATGCCGTTATCGTCGGCGCATCCAATATCGTCGGTCGCCCGATGGCCATGGAGCTGCTGCTGGCCGGTTGCACTGTGACTGTTACCCACCGTTTCACCAAGGATCTGGCCGGTCATGTCGGCCGTGCCGATCTGGTGGTAGTGGCCGCCGGCAAGCCAGGGCTGGTCAAAGGTGAATGGATCAAGGAAGGCGCCATCGTCATCGACGTGGGCATCAACCGCCAGGACGACGGCAAGTTGGTTGGCGACGTGGTGTATGAAACCGCCCTGCCCCGCGCCGGCTGGATTACGCCGGTACCCGGCGGTGTCGGCCCGATGACCCGGGCCTGCCTGCTGGAAAATACCCTGTACGCTGCGGAAAGCCTGCACGGTTAA
- a CDS encoding efflux RND transporter periplasmic adaptor subunit — protein sequence MSSDQKPSRKRLMLMGAGGLTLAALLVASGLHARTLHEQSVTAWTEAAAIPQVMVFQPKQNAAGDTLRLPAHLEAWSKAPIHARVSGYLKDWKVDIGSQVQAGQILAEIDSPDLDQQLAQAHARLIQQQANARLAATSATRWQNLLASHSVSRQEADEKTSNAAAAKANAQAAAADYARLSALESYKTIRAPFAGTITARNTDIGQLIKADTDSDPELFNIADTHQLRLYVPVPQNYAAVIHPGLEAELTVPEHPGEHFKARLIGDSTAIDRRSGTLLAQFVADNPNGELLPGDYAEATLPIPADTHGVSIPASALIFRAQGTQVAVLDKHNHVHLQAIHIGLDLGERLVIDQGLKPADRIIDNPPDALREGDPVQLADASGGAHAPKA from the coding sequence ATGTCGTCTGATCAAAAACCCTCGCGCAAGCGTCTGATGCTCATGGGTGCCGGCGGCCTGACGTTGGCCGCCCTGTTGGTCGCCAGCGGCCTGCACGCTCGCACGCTGCACGAACAATCGGTCACTGCCTGGACCGAGGCCGCCGCCATCCCCCAAGTGATGGTGTTTCAACCCAAGCAGAACGCCGCCGGCGATACCCTGCGCCTGCCCGCGCACCTCGAGGCCTGGAGCAAGGCGCCGATCCATGCGCGGGTCAGCGGTTACTTGAAGGACTGGAAAGTCGACATCGGCAGCCAGGTCCAGGCCGGGCAGATCCTCGCCGAAATCGACAGCCCCGACCTTGATCAACAACTAGCCCAGGCCCATGCGCGGCTGATCCAACAACAAGCGAATGCGCGCCTGGCCGCCACCAGCGCGACCCGTTGGCAAAACCTGCTGGCCAGCCACTCGGTATCGCGCCAGGAGGCCGATGAAAAAACCTCCAACGCCGCGGCGGCCAAGGCCAACGCCCAGGCCGCCGCTGCCGACTATGCGCGACTGTCGGCGCTGGAAAGCTACAAGACCATTCGGGCGCCATTCGCCGGCACCATTACTGCGCGCAACACCGATATCGGCCAGTTGATCAAGGCCGATACCGACAGCGACCCTGAGCTGTTCAACATTGCCGACACTCACCAGTTGCGCCTGTATGTGCCGGTGCCGCAGAACTATGCAGCGGTGATCCATCCTGGCCTGGAAGCCGAGCTGACCGTGCCCGAACACCCTGGCGAGCACTTCAAGGCGCGCCTGATCGGTGACTCCACCGCCATCGACCGCCGCTCCGGCACCCTGCTTGCCCAGTTCGTCGCCGACAACCCCAACGGCGAACTGCTGCCCGGCGATTACGCCGAAGCCACCCTGCCGATCCCGGCCGATACCCATGGCGTGAGCATCCCGGCCAGCGCCTTGATCTTCCGCGCCCAGGGCACCCAGGTTGCGGTGCTGGACAAGCACAATCATGTGCACTTGCAAGCCATTCATATCGGCCTCGACCTGGGCGAACGCCTGGTGATCGACCAAGGCCTGAAGCCCGCCGACCGCATCATCGACAACCCGCCTGACGCCCTGCGCGAAGGCGACCCGGTGCAACTGGCTGACGCCTCCGGAGGTGCCCATGCGCCCAAGGCTTAA
- the tig gene encoding trigger factor, which produces MQVSVENTTALERRLSITVPAERIETAVNKRLQQTAQKAKIAGFRPGKVPMSEIKRRFGADARQEAVGDVIQASFYEAVVEQKLNPAGSPSIEPKSLEAGKDLEYVAVFEVFPEFEVAGFDGIAIERLSAEVADSDLDNMLEILRKQNTRFEVADRAAQNEDQLNIDFVGKVDGEVFAGGSAKGTQLVLGSNRMIPGFEDGLVGAKAGEERVLNLTFPADYQNLDLAGKAAEFTVTVNSVSEPKLPELNEEFFAQFGIKETGIEGFRTEVRKNMERELRQAIKSKVKNQVMDGLLAANPIEVPKALLSNEVDRLRVQAVQQFGGNIKPDQLPAELFEEQAKRRVVLGLIVAEVVKQFDLKPDEDRVREMIQEMASAYQEPEQVVAWYYKNDQQLNEVRSVVLEEQVVDTVLQKAKVTDKAVSYEEAVKPAEAAQAD; this is translated from the coding sequence ATGCAAGTTTCTGTTGAAAATACTACTGCTCTCGAGCGCCGCCTGAGCATCACCGTGCCGGCAGAGCGTATCGAGACTGCGGTCAACAAGCGTCTGCAGCAGACTGCCCAGAAGGCCAAGATCGCTGGTTTCCGTCCAGGCAAAGTGCCGATGAGCGAAATCAAGCGTCGTTTTGGTGCCGATGCGCGCCAGGAAGCTGTAGGTGACGTGATCCAGGCTTCCTTCTACGAAGCCGTTGTCGAGCAGAAGCTGAACCCGGCTGGCTCGCCTTCGATCGAGCCTAAGTCCCTGGAAGCGGGCAAGGACCTGGAATACGTTGCCGTATTCGAAGTGTTCCCAGAGTTCGAAGTGGCCGGTTTCGACGGTATCGCCATCGAGCGCCTGAGCGCCGAAGTGGCTGATTCGGACCTGGACAACATGCTGGAAATCCTGCGCAAGCAGAACACCCGTTTTGAAGTGGCCGACCGCGCTGCCCAGAACGAGGACCAGCTGAACATCGATTTCGTTGGCAAGGTTGACGGCGAAGTCTTCGCTGGCGGCTCCGCCAAGGGCACCCAGCTGGTACTGGGTTCCAACCGCATGATCCCGGGTTTCGAGGACGGCCTGGTTGGCGCCAAGGCCGGCGAAGAGCGCGTGCTGAACCTGACTTTCCCTGCTGACTACCAGAACCTGGACCTGGCCGGCAAAGCCGCCGAGTTCACCGTGACCGTCAACAGCGTTTCCGAGCCTAAGCTGCCAGAACTGAACGAAGAATTCTTCGCTCAGTTCGGTATCAAGGAAACCGGCATCGAAGGCTTCCGCACCGAAGTTCGCAAGAACATGGAGCGTGAGCTGCGCCAGGCGATCAAATCCAAGGTCAAGAACCAGGTCATGGACGGTCTGCTGGCCGCCAACCCGATCGAAGTGCCTAAGGCCCTGTTGTCCAACGAAGTGGATCGCCTGCGCGTACAAGCTGTGCAGCAGTTTGGTGGCAACATCAAGCCTGACCAACTGCCGGCCGAGCTGTTCGAAGAGCAAGCCAAGCGCCGCGTTGTGCTGGGCCTGATCGTGGCTGAAGTGGTCAAGCAGTTTGATCTCAAGCCAGACGAAGACCGTGTTCGCGAAATGATCCAGGAAATGGCTTCGGCCTACCAGGAGCCTGAGCAGGTTGTGGCGTGGTACTACAAGAATGACCAGCAGCTGAACGAGGTACGTTCGGTTGTGCTGGAAGAACAAGTTGTGGATACTGTTCTGCAGAAGGCTAAGGTGACCGATAAAGCGGTCTCTTACGAAGAAGCAGTCAAACCGGCGGAAGCAGCACAAGCCGACTGA
- a CDS encoding efflux transporter outer membrane subunit yields the protein MRPRLKPLAALMLLALQGCSMAPTYTMPRVDLPTHYREQTSDGPWHSAQPSDQLAPEWWKLYNDPTLDNLQQRLLQANPDLAAALAHFDASQAYASQLHAGLFPQIAASAQPLRQRQSDSRPLRGSTQPSVYNSNTAGFSLSYDLDLWGKIRNQVAAGDAQAQASADDLAVARLSLQHQLASLYVQLNGLDAQGRILDSSLEDFRQALQLTRNRYEGQIASELDLTRAQNQLAQAKAERDEVRGQRNLTEHAIGELVGVAASDFSLPPSPQLLALPGVPSQLPSHLLQRRPDIAAAERRVFAANANIGVAKAAWYPDFSLTGLIGGQTQGVGNLLSAGNRYWALGPLVNLPIFDGGRLSANERQARAEFEEASAQYRSQVLKAVREVEDNLGQLRDLQQQAQDEQAAADAARHTQALAMNSYQAGAVSYLDVVTAQTAALQAQRTLQAVQTRQLQASVGLVTALGGGWQPGA from the coding sequence ATGCGCCCAAGGCTTAAACCCCTCGCCGCACTGATGCTGCTGGCATTGCAGGGGTGCTCGATGGCGCCCACCTACACAATGCCAAGGGTGGACCTGCCGACTCATTACCGCGAACAGACCAGCGACGGCCCGTGGCACAGCGCACAACCTTCCGACCAATTGGCGCCCGAATGGTGGAAGCTCTACAACGACCCAACCCTGGATAACCTGCAACAGCGCCTGCTCCAGGCCAACCCCGACCTGGCGGCAGCGCTGGCGCATTTCGACGCGTCCCAAGCGTATGCCAGCCAGTTGCATGCCGGCCTGTTCCCGCAAATCGCCGCCAGTGCACAACCGCTGCGCCAGCGACAATCGGATTCGCGACCGTTGCGGGGGAGCACGCAGCCGTCGGTGTACAACAGCAACACCGCCGGCTTTTCCCTGAGCTATGACCTCGACCTGTGGGGCAAAATCCGCAACCAGGTGGCTGCCGGAGATGCCCAGGCGCAAGCGTCCGCGGATGACCTGGCGGTGGCGCGATTGAGCCTTCAACATCAATTGGCGAGCTTGTATGTGCAGCTCAATGGGTTGGATGCACAGGGCCGGATACTCGACAGCTCACTGGAGGACTTCCGCCAGGCGCTACAACTGACCCGCAACCGTTATGAAGGCCAGATTGCTTCGGAGCTGGACCTGACCCGCGCACAAAACCAACTGGCGCAAGCCAAGGCCGAACGCGATGAAGTGCGTGGGCAACGCAACCTGACCGAGCATGCCATTGGTGAATTGGTGGGGGTGGCGGCCAGCGATTTTTCATTGCCGCCCAGCCCGCAGTTGCTTGCGTTGCCAGGGGTTCCGTCGCAGTTGCCGAGCCACCTGCTGCAACGCCGCCCGGATATCGCCGCGGCGGAACGACGGGTGTTTGCGGCCAACGCGAATATCGGCGTGGCCAAGGCCGCGTGGTATCCGGATTTCAGCCTGACCGGGTTGATTGGCGGGCAAACCCAAGGCGTGGGTAACCTGCTGTCTGCAGGCAATCGCTATTGGGCGCTGGGGCCGCTGGTGAATCTGCCAATCTTTGATGGCGGGCGGTTGAGTGCCAACGAACGCCAAGCCAGGGCCGAGTTTGAAGAGGCATCGGCGCAGTACCGTAGTCAGGTGTTGAAAGCCGTGAGAGAGGTCGAAGATAACCTGGGCCAGCTAAGGGATTTGCAGCAGCAAGCGCAGGATGAACAAGCGGCGGCGGATGCGGCACGGCATACCCAAGCCCTGGCGATGAACAGCTATCAGGCCGGGGCCGTGAGTTACCTGGATGTGGTCACCGCCCAGACGGCAGCGTTGCAGGCGCAGCGGACATTGCAGGCAGTGCAGACGCGGCAGTTGCAGGCGAGTGTGGGACTTGTGACCGCACTCGGCGGCGGCTGGCAGCCTGGGGCCTGA
- a CDS encoding efflux RND transporter permease subunit, with protein MLGLVKTALQKPYTFIVLAIFICIIGPMAALRTPTDVFPDIGIPVVAVVWQYNGLSPDAMAGRVIYTYERSLSTTVNDIEHIESQSLPGMGIVKIFFQPGVDIRTANAQVTAVSQTVLKQMPPGITPPLILNYSASTVPILQMAFSSPSLSEARIRDLVQNNIRLPLSALPGLAMPTPMGGKQRQITLDLDPQALAAKGLSAQDVGNALALQNQIIPVGTAKLGPNEYTILLNNSPKAIDELNDLPIKTVDGALITIGQVAHVRDGSPPQTNIVRVDGHRAVLMPALKNGSISTLSIIDGIRQMLPRINETLPPSLKTSLLGDASVFVKQSVGSVAQEGIIAALLTSAMILLFLGSWRSTLIIAASIPLAVLSAIALLAVSGQTLNVMTLGGLALAVGILVDDATVTIENINWHLEQGKAVKAAILDGAAQIVGPAFVSLLCICIVFVPMFLLQGIAGYLFRPMALAVIFAMASSFILSRTLVPTLAMFLLKPHTPEPGVGHHPEDAFINHHEGEQHKQPRNAALQAVLNFQQGFERHFSNIRDTYYGLLTLALGHRKRFIVGFLACVLASFLLLPSLGQDFFPATDAGALALHVRLPLGTRIEESAAAFDRIEARIREVIPAEELDTIVDNIGIPLSGIDMAYSSSGTIGPQDGDIQVTLKKDHAPTADYVKKLREALPQSFPGSHFAFLPADISSQILNFGAPAPLDVKISGRSDEENRAYAVELERRLQHVPGIADLRIQQSTGYPSLQVNVDRMRANGLGITERDVTNSMVASLAGSSQTAPTFWLNPANGVSYSIVAATPQYRLDSLPSLEALPVTGADGQSQILGGVATISRVQSPAVVTHYNIEPTLDLYANVQGRDLGGVARDVQKVLDDTAAMRPKGATISLHGQIDALHEAFSGLSFGLLGAVVLIYLLIVVNFQSWADPFVIITALPAALAGIVWMLFLSGTSLSVPALTGAILCMGVATANSILVVSFCRERLAEHGDALKAALEAGYTRFRPVCMTALAMIIGMLPLAISEEQNAPLGRAVIGGLIFATLATLLFVPVVFSLVHGRHPTRAAAGETAHVV; from the coding sequence ATGCTCGGGCTGGTAAAGACCGCACTGCAAAAGCCGTACACGTTCATCGTGTTGGCCATATTCATCTGCATCATCGGGCCCATGGCGGCCCTGCGCACGCCTACTGATGTGTTCCCCGATATCGGTATCCCGGTGGTCGCCGTGGTCTGGCAATACAACGGCCTGTCCCCGGACGCCATGGCCGGGCGGGTGATCTACACCTACGAACGCTCCTTGAGTACCACCGTCAACGACATCGAACATATCGAATCGCAATCGCTGCCCGGCATGGGCATCGTCAAGATCTTCTTCCAGCCCGGCGTCGATATCCGCACCGCCAACGCCCAGGTCACGGCGGTGTCACAAACCGTGCTCAAGCAGATGCCACCGGGCATTACCCCGCCGCTGATCCTCAACTACAGCGCCTCCACGGTGCCGATCCTGCAAATGGCGTTCTCCAGCCCCAGTCTGTCCGAAGCCAGGATCCGCGACCTGGTACAGAACAATATCCGCCTGCCCCTGAGCGCCCTGCCCGGCCTGGCCATGCCCACGCCGATGGGCGGCAAGCAACGGCAGATCACCCTCGACCTTGACCCGCAGGCCCTGGCCGCCAAAGGCTTATCGGCCCAGGACGTGGGCAATGCCCTGGCGTTGCAGAACCAGATCATCCCGGTGGGCACCGCCAAGCTCGGCCCCAACGAATACACGATTTTGCTCAACAACAGCCCCAAGGCGATCGATGAGCTCAACGACCTGCCGATCAAGACCGTCGATGGTGCGCTGATCACCATCGGCCAAGTGGCCCACGTGCGCGACGGCTCGCCACCACAGACCAACATCGTGCGCGTCGACGGTCATCGCGCCGTACTGATGCCGGCGCTGAAAAACGGCAGCATCTCCACCCTGTCGATCATCGACGGCATCCGCCAGATGCTGCCGCGCATCAACGAAACCCTGCCGCCTTCACTGAAAACCTCGCTGCTGGGTGACGCTTCGGTGTTCGTCAAGCAATCGGTGGGCAGTGTGGCCCAGGAAGGCATCATCGCCGCGTTGCTGACCAGCGCGATGATTCTGCTGTTCCTCGGCAGCTGGCGCTCGACCCTGATCATTGCCGCGTCGATTCCCCTGGCGGTACTGTCGGCCATTGCGCTGCTGGCGGTCAGCGGGCAAACCCTCAACGTGATGACCCTCGGCGGGCTGGCGTTGGCGGTGGGGATCCTGGTGGACGACGCCACGGTGACCATCGAAAACATCAACTGGCACCTGGAACAAGGCAAGGCGGTGAAGGCTGCGATCCTCGACGGTGCCGCACAAATCGTCGGCCCTGCGTTCGTCTCGCTGCTGTGCATCTGCATCGTGTTCGTGCCGATGTTCTTGCTGCAAGGCATCGCCGGTTATCTGTTCCGGCCGATGGCCCTGGCGGTGATCTTCGCCATGGCCAGTTCGTTCATCCTCTCGCGCACCCTGGTGCCGACACTGGCGATGTTTCTGCTCAAGCCGCACACACCGGAGCCAGGTGTTGGGCATCATCCTGAAGATGCGTTCATCAACCACCATGAAGGTGAGCAGCACAAGCAGCCGCGCAATGCCGCGCTGCAAGCCGTGTTGAATTTCCAGCAAGGTTTCGAGCGCCACTTCTCGAATATCCGCGACACCTACTATGGCTTGCTGACGTTGGCCCTGGGTCATCGCAAGCGCTTTATCGTGGGTTTTCTGGCCTGTGTACTCGCGTCATTCCTGCTACTGCCAAGCCTGGGCCAGGACTTTTTCCCAGCCACCGATGCAGGAGCCCTGGCGCTGCACGTGCGTTTGCCGCTGGGCACGCGCATCGAGGAAAGCGCCGCGGCCTTCGACCGCATCGAAGCGCGGATCCGTGAAGTGATCCCCGCCGAAGAACTGGACACCATCGTCGACAATATCGGCATCCCGCTCAGCGGCATCGACATGGCCTACAGCAGCAGCGGCACCATTGGCCCGCAAGATGGCGACATCCAGGTCACCCTGAAAAAAGACCATGCGCCCACTGCCGACTACGTGAAAAAACTGCGTGAAGCCCTGCCGCAGAGTTTCCCCGGCAGCCACTTCGCCTTCCTGCCGGCCGACATCAGCAGCCAGATCCTCAACTTCGGCGCGCCGGCCCCGCTGGATGTAAAAATCTCCGGGCGCAGCGATGAAGAAAACCGCGCCTACGCCGTGGAACTGGAGCGGCGCCTGCAACATGTGCCGGGCATCGCCGACCTGCGTATCCAGCAGTCCACTGGCTATCCCTCATTGCAGGTGAATGTCGACCGCATGCGCGCCAATGGCCTGGGCATCACCGAGCGCGACGTCACCAACAGCATGGTCGCCTCCCTCGCAGGCAGCTCGCAAACCGCACCGACCTTCTGGCTTAACCCGGCCAATGGCGTGTCCTATTCCATTGTCGCTGCCACCCCGCAATACCGCCTCGACAGCTTGCCGTCCCTGGAAGCGCTGCCGGTGACCGGCGCCGATGGCCAGTCGCAGATCCTTGGCGGCGTGGCCACCATTTCCCGTGTGCAAAGCCCGGCGGTGGTCACCCACTACAACATCGAACCCACCCTGGACCTGTATGCCAACGTACAAGGCCGCGACCTCGGCGGCGTCGCCCGCGACGTGCAAAAAGTCCTGGATGACACCGCCGCCATGCGCCCCAAGGGCGCGACGATCAGCCTGCATGGGCAGATCGATGCGCTGCATGAGGCGTTCAGTGGCTTGAGTTTCGGTTTGCTCGGCGCGGTGGTGCTGATCTATCTGCTGATCGTGGTCAATTTCCAATCCTGGGCCGATCCCTTCGTGATCATCACGGCCTTGCCGGCCGCACTGGCAGGCATCGTGTGGATGCTGTTCCTCAGCGGCACCTCGTTGTCGGTGCCGGCCCTTACCGGAGCCATCTTGTGCATGGGCGTGGCTACCGCCAACTCGATCCTGGTGGTGAGCTTCTGCCGTGAACGCCTGGCCGAACATGGCGATGCATTGAAGGCGGCGCTTGAGGCGGGCTACACACGCTTCCGCCCGGTGTGCATGACCGCTCTGGCGATGATCATCGGCATGCTGCCCCTGGCGATTTCCGAGGAGCAAAACGCCCCGCTCGGCCGTGCGGTGATCGGCGGACTGATCTTCGCCACCCTCGCCACCCTGTTGTTTGTTCCCGTGGTCTTCAGCCTGGTCCACGGTCGTCACCCTACTCGCGCTGCAGCTGGAGAAACCGCACATGTCGTCTGA
- a CDS encoding peptidase C39 family protein codes for MCTRSNIRTSLLLAVTLGLVACSSQPSKLPGLPERVELNGVPTFRSEAYQSGPTALASMLSQQGIVMTPGLLDKPLRLPGAEAGLERNMQVLAREYGLMVYPLDAKLPALLAQVAAGYPVMARINSSFWSGARYVVVVGFNQQKSTVLLRSGNERRLTMGFSDFESAWKSAGHWAILTQRPSQLPANVDAQRWRDAANATAQAGQEQAAAQALKVLAERK; via the coding sequence TTGTGTACACGGTCGAACATTAGAACCTCACTGCTGCTGGCCGTTACCCTGGGGCTCGTGGCCTGTTCCAGCCAGCCCTCGAAACTGCCTGGCCTGCCAGAGCGCGTCGAACTCAACGGCGTGCCGACCTTCCGCAGCGAGGCTTATCAGAGCGGTCCTACGGCATTGGCCAGCATGCTGTCGCAACAAGGCATTGTCATGACACCCGGGCTTTTGGATAAACCGCTGCGTCTTCCTGGCGCTGAGGCGGGTCTTGAACGCAACATGCAGGTATTGGCCCGTGAATACGGGCTGATGGTCTACCCGCTGGATGCCAAGCTGCCTGCGCTGCTTGCCCAGGTGGCGGCAGGTTACCCGGTAATGGCGCGAATCAACTCCAGCTTCTGGTCCGGGGCGCGCTATGTCGTGGTGGTGGGGTTCAACCAGCAGAAGAGTACGGTGTTGCTGCGTTCCGGGAACGAGCGCCGATTGACCATGGGGTTCAGTGACTTCGAGTCGGCGTGGAAGAGTGCGGGGCACTGGGCCATCCTGACTCAGCGGCCGAGCCAGTTGCCGGCGAATGTGGATGCGCAGCGCTGGCGTGATGCGGCGAATGCAACGGCCCAGGCGGGGCAGGAGCAAGCGGCAGCGCAGGCGCTCAAGGTCCTGGCAGAGCGCAAGTAA